The Providencia sp. PROV188 genome includes a region encoding these proteins:
- the sapD gene encoding putrescine export ABC transporter ATP-binding protein SapD translates to MPLLDIRNLTIEFMTANGPVKAVDRVSMTLSEGEVRGLVGESGSGKSLIAKAICGITKDNIRVTADRFRFQDIDLLKLSPRKRRRLIGHNISMIFQEPQSCLDPAADIGKQLIQSIPGWTYKGRWWQRFNWRKRRAIELLHRVGIKDHKDIMHSYPYELTDGECQKVMIAIAIANQPRLLIADEPTNAMESTTQAQIFRLLDKLNQNNNMGILLISHDMEMMSKLVDRINVLYCGQTVESATPNDILQRPRHPYTQALIRSIPDFESPIPHKGRLNTLPGAIPSLEHLPIGCRLGPRCPYAQRTCIDAPPLRSIKGHLVACHYPLNTEEQP, encoded by the coding sequence ATGCCATTACTTGATATTCGTAATTTAACTATTGAGTTTATGACTGCTAATGGTCCCGTCAAAGCCGTTGACCGTGTCTCCATGACCTTATCTGAAGGAGAAGTTCGTGGCTTAGTGGGTGAATCTGGGTCAGGTAAAAGCTTAATTGCTAAAGCCATTTGTGGGATCACCAAAGATAATATCCGCGTGACTGCTGACCGTTTTCGCTTCCAAGACATTGACCTATTAAAACTCAGTCCACGTAAGCGTCGTCGCCTGATTGGTCATAATATTTCGATGATTTTCCAAGAACCGCAATCCTGTCTTGATCCTGCTGCCGATATAGGAAAACAGCTGATTCAATCTATCCCAGGCTGGACATACAAAGGGCGTTGGTGGCAGCGTTTTAATTGGCGAAAACGCCGCGCAATTGAATTATTGCACCGTGTGGGTATCAAAGATCACAAAGACATTATGCATAGTTATCCGTACGAGCTGACGGATGGTGAATGCCAAAAAGTGATGATCGCCATTGCGATTGCCAATCAACCTCGCTTGTTGATTGCGGATGAGCCCACCAACGCGATGGAATCCACCACGCAGGCACAAATTTTCCGTTTATTAGATAAATTAAATCAAAACAATAATATGGGAATTTTGCTGATCAGCCACGATATGGAAATGATGTCTAAATTGGTTGACCGAATTAATGTCCTGTATTGCGGTCAGACTGTAGAAAGTGCCACACCGAATGATATTTTGCAGCGCCCCCGCCATCCTTATACTCAGGCACTGATTCGCTCTATTCCTGATTTTGAAAGCCCGATCCCTCATAAAGGTCGTTTAAATACACTCCCAGGAGCTATCCCTTCATTGGAGCACTTACCGATTGGCTGCCGTTTGGGACCCCGTTGCCCTTACGCACAACGAACCTGTATTGATGCACCACCACTACGCAGCATTAAGGGGCATCTGGTTGCCTGTCATTATCCATTGAATACCGAGGAACAACCCTAA
- the sapA gene encoding ABC transporter substrate-binding protein SapA, with protein MRLLTLWFLFTVSLSTLAEQTDISYKDTIANDVPADIRQNGFIYCVNGIVTTFNPQLASSGLIIDPLGAQLYDRLLDVDPFTYRLIPELASRWEVLDNGATYRLHLRKDVKFQTTPWFTPTRNMNADDVVFSFSRMFETSNPYHFINGGRYPYFDSLQFASSVESIKKLNNYTVEFRLKSPDASFLWHLATHYAPVLSAEYADELSASNRQEMIDWRPVGTGPFYFDDYQAGQFVRLLRNKDYWKGEPRMEEVVVDMGAGGTGRISKLLTGECDVLAYPAASQLKVLRDDPRLRISMRSGMNIAYLAFNTSKPPLDQLKVRQAISYAINNERLMQSIYYGTAETASSILPRASWAFDNQTKITDYNPELAKQMLQEMGLEKLKLELWVPVSSQSYNPSPLKMAELIQADLAQVGIVMSIRSVEGRFQENQLMDRSHDMTLAGWTTDSNDPDSFFRPLLSCAAIGSQTNLSHWCDSKFDDVLHKALLTQELADRIDYYHQAQQILAEELPILPLAYSLRLQAYRFDMKGLVISAFGNTSFAGVYREMQEPKKAPPRQQEPQL; from the coding sequence ATGCGCCTTTTAACTCTTTGGTTTTTATTTACTGTTTCTCTTTCAACATTGGCAGAGCAAACAGACATAAGCTACAAAGACACCATTGCCAATGATGTCCCAGCCGATATTCGCCAAAATGGCTTTATTTACTGCGTCAATGGCATTGTCACCACATTTAACCCACAACTCGCCAGTAGCGGGTTAATTATTGATCCCCTAGGCGCACAACTGTATGACCGCTTACTGGATGTTGACCCCTTTACATATCGCCTGATCCCAGAGTTGGCTTCCCGCTGGGAAGTTTTAGATAATGGTGCGACCTATCGGCTACATCTGAGAAAGGACGTTAAGTTTCAAACCACACCTTGGTTTACACCAACGCGTAATATGAATGCAGATGATGTGGTATTCAGTTTTTCCCGCATGTTTGAAACCAGCAATCCTTACCATTTCATTAATGGCGGGCGCTACCCCTATTTTGACAGTTTGCAATTTGCGAGCAGCGTCGAAAGTATTAAAAAACTGAATAACTACACCGTTGAGTTTCGATTAAAATCCCCAGATGCCTCATTTTTATGGCACTTGGCGACTCACTACGCGCCCGTTTTATCTGCCGAATATGCGGATGAGCTTTCGGCTAGCAATCGCCAAGAGATGATTGATTGGCGCCCTGTAGGTACTGGACCATTCTATTTTGATGATTACCAAGCTGGACAGTTTGTCCGTTTATTGCGTAATAAAGATTACTGGAAAGGTGAACCACGCATGGAAGAAGTGGTGGTGGATATGGGAGCGGGTGGTACAGGACGCATTTCTAAGCTGCTCACTGGTGAGTGCGATGTCCTCGCCTACCCAGCCGCAAGTCAGTTAAAAGTGCTACGTGATGACCCTCGCCTGCGTATTTCCATGCGTTCGGGAATGAATATTGCGTATCTTGCGTTTAATACAAGCAAGCCGCCTCTCGACCAACTCAAGGTTCGCCAAGCAATTTCTTATGCCATTAATAATGAGCGACTCATGCAGTCCATTTATTATGGTACCGCAGAGACGGCATCATCGATTCTCCCCCGTGCATCTTGGGCATTTGATAATCAAACAAAAATAACCGATTACAACCCTGAACTTGCCAAACAAATGCTGCAGGAAATGGGGTTAGAAAAATTAAAATTGGAATTATGGGTCCCTGTCTCCTCTCAGTCTTACAACCCTAGCCCATTGAAAATGGCGGAATTAATTCAAGCAGACCTAGCCCAAGTGGGTATCGTCATGAGTATCCGTTCGGTGGAAGGTCGCTTCCAAGAAAATCAATTAATGGATCGCTCCCATGACATGACATTAGCGGGCTGGACAACGGACAGTAATGACCCTGATAGTTTCTTCCGCCCACTGCTCAGTTGCGCTGCCATTGGCTCACAAACCAACTTAAGCCATTGGTGTGATTCTAAATTTGATGACGTTTTGCATAAAGCATTACTGACACAAGAGCTGGCAGACCGCATTGATTACTATCATCAAGCACAACAAATTCTCGCGGAAGAACTGCCTATATTGCCATTAGCTTACTCGCTGCGTTTACAAGCTTATCGTTTTGATATGAAAGGATTGGTGATCAGCGCGTTCGGCAATACTTCATTTGCTGGCGTTTATCGCGAAATGCAGGAGCCGAAAAAAGCACCACCTCGGCAGCAGGAGCCGCAACTATGA
- the sapC gene encoding putrescine export ABC transporter permease SapC, which yields MSSDNFYREQKMPSPTRVVWNIFSSDILAMIGFFGVIFLIVLCFAGPYLAPYAIDQQFLGYQITPPSWSHYGEVAFFFGTDDLGRDILSRLLIGTKSTFGSALLVTAIATIIGLVLGCLAGMTRGLKSAVFNHVLDTLLSIPSLLLAIIVVAFMGASLTNAMLAICLALIPRMVRTIYVAVHDELDKEYIVAARLDGASNIFILWYTVLPNITPILVTELTRALSIAILDIAALGFLDLGAQLPSSEWGAMLGDTLELIYVAPWTVILPGVAIMSSVLFVNLLGDGLHRAINSGVE from the coding sequence ATGTCCTCAGATAATTTTTATCGTGAACAGAAAATGCCATCCCCGACACGGGTGGTGTGGAATATTTTCTCCTCCGACATACTGGCAATGATCGGCTTTTTTGGGGTGATTTTTTTAATCGTCCTCTGTTTTGCGGGCCCTTATTTAGCACCTTATGCCATCGACCAACAATTTTTAGGTTACCAAATTACGCCACCATCATGGTCACACTATGGTGAAGTGGCTTTCTTCTTTGGTACGGATGATTTAGGACGTGATATTTTAAGCCGTCTCTTAATTGGTACTAAATCCACATTCGGCTCAGCCTTGTTGGTCACTGCGATTGCGACAATAATCGGCTTAGTGTTAGGTTGCCTTGCGGGTATGACCCGTGGACTCAAATCCGCTGTCTTTAACCACGTTTTGGATACCTTGCTATCGATTCCTTCTCTACTATTGGCGATCATCGTGGTAGCATTTATGGGTGCCAGCTTAACCAATGCGATGCTTGCGATTTGCCTCGCGCTGATCCCCCGTATGGTGCGTACTATCTATGTTGCCGTGCATGATGAGCTAGATAAAGAGTACATCGTGGCGGCACGTTTAGATGGCGCATCAAACATCTTTATTTTGTGGTACACGGTACTGCCAAATATCACCCCTATTTTGGTCACTGAATTAACCCGCGCCCTCTCCATTGCAATTTTGGATATTGCGGCATTAGGCTTTTTAGATTTAGGGGCGCAACTCCCATCATCTGAATGGGGTGCGATGCTAGGCGATACGTTAGAGTTGATTTATGTGGCACCGTGGACAGTCATTTTGCCCGGCGTTGCGATTATGTCGAGTGTCTTATTTGTGAACTTACTGGGTGATGGACTGCACCGAGCGATTAATTCGGGGGTGGAATAA
- the tyrS gene encoding tyrosine--tRNA ligase: MSSNNLIKQLQERGLVAQVTDEDALAERLAQGPISLYCGFDPTADSLHLGHLVPLLCLKRFQLAGHKPVALVGGATGLIGDPSFKATERKLNTTETVQEWVEKIRNQVSPFLSFDCGDNSARLANNYDWFGKMDVLTFLRDIGKHFSVNQMINRESVKQRLNRDDVGISFTEFAYNLLQGYDFANMNKEMGVELQIGGSDQWGNITSGIDLTRRLHQNQVFGLTVPLITKTDGTKFGKTEGGAVWLDPKKTSQYKFYQFWINTADADVYRFLKFFTFMELSEIDALEEEDKNSGKAPRAQYVLAEEVTKLVHGEAGLAAAKRITESLFSGAVSDLTEADFEQLAQDGMPCITLEDGADLQQALVDSELVPSRGQARTAISSNAVSVNGQKQTEPMYVFTDADRLFGRYTLIRRGKKNDCLVNWK, translated from the coding sequence ATGTCTAGCAATAACCTGATTAAACAATTGCAAGAGCGGGGCCTCGTTGCCCAGGTAACGGATGAGGATGCGTTAGCAGAGAGACTGGCGCAGGGCCCTATCTCTCTCTATTGTGGCTTCGACCCTACCGCCGATAGCTTGCACTTGGGACATCTGGTTCCTTTGCTGTGTTTAAAACGATTCCAACTAGCCGGGCACAAGCCTGTGGCGTTGGTCGGTGGCGCAACGGGCCTTATTGGCGACCCGAGCTTTAAAGCTACTGAACGTAAATTAAACACCACAGAAACCGTTCAAGAGTGGGTAGAAAAAATCCGTAACCAAGTCTCACCATTCCTTAGTTTTGATTGTGGTGATAACAGTGCACGCCTAGCTAACAACTATGATTGGTTTGGCAAAATGGATGTGCTGACATTCTTACGTGATATTGGTAAACATTTCTCCGTTAACCAAATGATCAACCGTGAGTCTGTTAAACAGCGTTTAAACCGCGATGATGTAGGTATCTCTTTCACTGAATTCGCCTATAACCTATTACAAGGTTACGATTTTGCGAACATGAATAAAGAAATGGGTGTTGAGTTACAAATTGGTGGCTCAGACCAATGGGGTAACATTACATCAGGTATTGATTTAACTCGTCGTCTGCATCAAAACCAAGTGTTTGGTTTAACTGTTCCACTGATCACCAAAACAGACGGTACCAAGTTTGGTAAAACCGAAGGTGGTGCAGTATGGTTAGATCCGAAGAAAACCAGCCAATATAAATTCTACCAATTCTGGATTAACACAGCAGATGCTGACGTTTATCGTTTCCTGAAATTCTTTACTTTCATGGAATTAAGTGAAATTGACGCATTGGAAGAAGAAGATAAAAATAGCGGTAAAGCGCCTCGTGCACAGTATGTATTAGCAGAAGAAGTAACTAAATTAGTTCACGGTGAAGCGGGTCTCGCGGCTGCAAAACGCATTACTGAAAGTTTGTTCTCTGGCGCAGTATCTGATTTAACTGAAGCTGACTTTGAACAGTTAGCTCAAGACGGTATGCCGTGCATCACCCTAGAAGATGGTGCAGATCTCCAGCAAGCATTAGTTGATTCAGAACTGGTACCTTCTCGTGGTCAAGCAAGAACGGCAATCAGCTCAAATGCAGTATCTGTGAATGGTCAGAAACAAACTGAACCAATGTATGTATTCACTGATGCTGACCGTTTATTTGGTCGTTATACACTTATCCGCCGCGGTAAGAAAAATGACTGCTTAGTTAACTGGAAATAG
- the sapB gene encoding putrescine export ABC transporter permease SapB, giving the protein MIIYSLRRFLLLLVTVFFLSLVSFSLSYFTPNAPLSGASLIDAYIFYFDGLLHFDFGVSSINGEPITDQLKDTFPATMELCILAFLFALFVGIPLGMIASFWRNKPVDIAISTFALLGFSVPVFVLALILTLFFSLHLGWLPVSGRIDLLYNLKPVTGFALVDAWLSDSPYRKDMIINVLEHMILPVLTLALAPTTEVIRLVRISTDEVASSNYVKAAATRGLSRFKIIRRHIFHNAIPPIIPKLGLQFSTMLTLTMVTELVFNWPGLGRWLVTAIRQGDYSAISAGVMLIGALVITVNVLSDILGAMMDPLKHKDWYVLR; this is encoded by the coding sequence ATGATCATCTACTCACTGAGACGATTTCTGCTATTGCTGGTGACGGTCTTCTTTTTATCACTGGTCAGTTTCAGCTTAAGCTACTTCACGCCCAATGCGCCTCTTAGCGGTGCATCACTCATTGATGCATATATCTTCTATTTTGATGGCTTACTGCATTTCGATTTCGGCGTCTCTAGCATTAACGGAGAACCTATCACCGACCAACTAAAAGACACATTCCCTGCCACCATGGAATTGTGTATTCTCGCCTTTTTATTTGCGTTGTTTGTCGGGATCCCGCTAGGGATGATTGCCTCATTTTGGCGAAACAAACCCGTTGATATTGCGATCAGCACTTTCGCCCTATTGGGCTTTTCCGTGCCTGTATTCGTTTTAGCGTTAATACTAACCCTATTTTTCTCGCTTCACTTAGGATGGCTGCCCGTTTCTGGGCGAATCGACCTACTTTATAACCTAAAGCCAGTAACAGGCTTTGCCCTTGTGGATGCGTGGCTTTCGGATTCGCCATACCGTAAAGATATGATTATCAATGTGTTAGAACATATGATCCTGCCAGTACTCACACTCGCCTTAGCGCCAACCACAGAAGTCATTCGCTTAGTCCGTATTAGTACGGATGAAGTGGCTAGCAGTAACTATGTTAAAGCCGCTGCTACTCGTGGGCTTTCTCGCTTTAAAATTATTCGCCGCCATATTTTTCATAACGCAATACCGCCAATTATCCCGAAATTGGGGCTACAATTCTCCACGATGCTAACATTAACCATGGTGACAGAATTAGTATTTAACTGGCCGGGATTAGGTCGCTGGTTGGTCACTGCAATCCGTCAAGGAGACTACTCAGCGATTTCTGCTGGCGTGATGTTAATTGGCGCATTGGTGATCACCGTGAACGTGTTATCCGATATTTTAGGCGCAATGATGGACCCGTTAAAACATAAGGATTGGTATGTCCTCAGATAA
- the gstA gene encoding glutathione transferase GstA, translating into MKLYYAPGACSLSPHIILREAGLDFSIVRVNLKEKITETGENFLEINPKGQVPTLVLDDDEQLTEGAVIVQYIADQNPNRNLIALPGSMKRYHQLEALNFISTELHKNFGPLFAPNTPEEYKDVVRANLLKKFQYVNDILKNQPYFVAKSDFCVADAYLFTVTNWTRLVGVDISALSHLNEYCEKIAKRPKVQEALEAEGLLKK; encoded by the coding sequence ATGAAATTGTATTACGCTCCCGGTGCCTGCTCACTTTCTCCTCATATCATTCTGCGTGAAGCAGGATTAGATTTCAGTATTGTTCGTGTTAACTTAAAAGAGAAAATCACAGAAACGGGTGAAAACTTCTTAGAAATTAACCCTAAAGGTCAAGTTCCTACTCTTGTTTTAGATGATGATGAGCAATTAACTGAAGGCGCTGTGATTGTCCAATATATTGCAGATCAAAACCCAAATAGAAACTTGATTGCCCTGCCTGGTTCAATGAAGCGCTACCATCAGCTAGAAGCACTAAACTTCATTTCTACTGAGTTGCATAAGAATTTTGGCCCATTATTTGCGCCAAATACCCCTGAAGAATATAAAGATGTTGTTCGCGCAAATTTACTGAAAAAATTCCAGTATGTGAATGATATTCTGAAAAATCAGCCTTATTTTGTCGCTAAAAGTGATTTCTGTGTTGCTGATGCGTATCTGTTTACCGTCACCAACTGGACTCGTTTAGTTGGCGTTGATATCAGCGCATTAAGCCATCTGAATGAATATTGTGAGAAGATTGCGAAGCGTCCAAAAGTACAAGAAGCATTAGAAGCAGAAGGGTTACTGAAAAAGTAA
- the pdxY gene encoding pyridoxal kinase PdxY, protein MKSVLSIQSHVVFGHAGNSAAAFPMCRMGVDVWPLNTVQFSNHTQYPQWTGSVFPAQHLTDIVEGLAKIHKLAICDAVLSGYIGSAEQGNDILAIVQKVKAANPQALYFCDPVMGHPEKGCIVAPGVAEFLCQQALAASDVIAPNLLELETLANEKITTVEQAVQAARQLCQQGPKTVLVKHLSRAGYRADRFEMILVTAEHSWHVSRPLVDFGEKQPVGVGDLTSGLMLVNILKGEPLDKGLEHVAAAVYEVMLKTKEMGEYELQLVAAQDLMVSPQHKFCSTQLD, encoded by the coding sequence ATGAAAAGCGTATTATCAATTCAATCCCATGTTGTTTTCGGCCATGCAGGAAACAGTGCTGCTGCATTCCCTATGTGCCGTATGGGCGTAGATGTGTGGCCACTTAATACAGTGCAATTCTCCAACCATACTCAGTATCCACAATGGACGGGCTCAGTATTTCCAGCTCAGCATTTGACAGATATTGTCGAAGGATTAGCAAAAATCCATAAACTGGCAATCTGTGATGCCGTGTTAAGTGGTTATATTGGTTCTGCTGAGCAAGGTAATGATATTCTAGCGATTGTCCAAAAAGTCAAAGCGGCGAATCCGCAGGCACTCTATTTTTGTGACCCAGTGATGGGACATCCAGAGAAGGGATGCATCGTTGCACCAGGTGTCGCTGAGTTTCTTTGCCAACAAGCGTTAGCGGCGAGTGATGTGATTGCACCTAACTTATTAGAGTTAGAAACTTTAGCGAATGAAAAAATCACGACGGTAGAGCAAGCGGTTCAAGCGGCACGTCAATTATGTCAGCAAGGTCCTAAAACTGTATTAGTTAAGCATTTAAGCCGTGCTGGCTATCGTGCAGACCGATTTGAAATGATCTTAGTCACTGCGGAACACAGTTGGCATGTTAGTCGCCCATTAGTGGATTTCGGTGAAAAACAGCCTGTGGGAGTCGGCGACTTAACGAGTGGTTTAATGTTGGTCAATATCTTAAAAGGTGAGCCACTTGATAAAGGCTTAGAGCATGTTGCAGCAGCAGTCTATGAAGTGATGCTGAAAACCAAAGAAATGGGTGAGTATGAACTTCAGTTAGTTGCAGCCCAAGATTTGATGGTTAGCCCCCAACATAAATTCTGCTCTACTCAGTTAGACTGA
- the sapF gene encoding putrescine export ABC transporter ATP-binding protein SapF, with protein METLLEVRNLTKTFRFREGLFRRHELQAVKPLSFNLQAGQTLAIIGANGSGKSTLARMLSGVTEPSGGEILIRGQRLNFGDYSYRSQRIRMIFQDPSTSLNPRQRIGQTLELPLKLNTNLTGIERERRIIQTLRQVGLLADHAEYYPHMLASGQKQRIALARALILQPEIIVADEALASLDMSMRSQIINLMLDLQAKQDIAYIYVTQHLGMMKHISDKMLVMDKGEVVERGNTAEVLAAPLHDVTRRLIESHFGEPLSIDAWRQDL; from the coding sequence ATGGAAACGTTACTTGAGGTACGTAACCTGACAAAAACGTTCCGTTTTCGTGAAGGGTTATTTCGTCGCCATGAATTACAAGCCGTCAAGCCGCTGAGTTTCAACCTACAAGCAGGGCAAACTTTAGCCATCATCGGCGCTAATGGTTCAGGGAAATCCACGCTTGCTCGTATGTTGTCTGGGGTAACGGAGCCTTCTGGCGGAGAAATTTTGATCCGTGGCCAACGGTTAAATTTTGGGGATTATAGCTACCGAAGCCAACGTATTCGCATGATATTTCAGGATCCAAGTACTTCATTAAACCCGCGCCAGCGTATTGGTCAAACCCTGGAATTGCCCTTAAAACTGAATACTAACCTTACTGGTATTGAGCGGGAAAGACGCATTATCCAGACATTACGCCAAGTAGGATTACTGGCCGATCACGCAGAATATTACCCACACATGCTAGCATCGGGTCAAAAACAACGGATCGCCCTCGCCCGCGCGTTAATTCTGCAACCAGAAATTATCGTGGCTGATGAAGCACTTGCCTCGCTAGATATGTCGATGCGTTCGCAGATAATCAACTTAATGCTCGATTTACAAGCTAAGCAAGATATCGCTTATATTTACGTCACCCAACATTTAGGCATGATGAAGCATATAAGTGACAAAATGCTCGTGATGGATAAAGGCGAAGTCGTTGAGCGAGGAAATACAGCGGAAGTTTTAGCGGCTCCGCTTCATGACGTGACGCGTCGTCTGATTGAAAGCCATTTTGGGGAGCCATTATCCATTGATGCGTGGCGACAAGATTTGTAA
- the pdxH gene encoding pyridoxamine 5'-phosphate oxidase, producing the protein MNELEEIDLAAVRREYTKGGLRRKDLTPDPIPLFERWLKQACEARLTDPTAMCVATVDETGQPYQRIVLLKHFDENGLVFYTNLGSRKAQHLEHNNKISLHFPWYQLERQVHFTGVAERLSPIEVLKYFHSRPKDSQIAAWASAQSSRISARGILEGKFLELKQKFQNGEVPLPSFWGGYRVVFNSVEFWQGGAHRLHDRFLYQREADGWVIDRLAP; encoded by the coding sequence ATGAACGAACTTGAAGAGATCGATCTTGCTGCGGTACGACGTGAATATACAAAAGGTGGATTGAGACGCAAAGATTTAACGCCAGATCCTATTCCATTGTTTGAGCGCTGGTTAAAGCAAGCCTGTGAAGCGCGATTAACTGACCCGACAGCAATGTGTGTGGCAACAGTTGATGAAACAGGGCAGCCTTATCAACGGATCGTATTATTAAAGCACTTCGATGAAAACGGATTAGTCTTTTATACCAATTTGGGAAGCCGTAAAGCACAGCATTTAGAGCATAACAATAAAATCAGTTTGCATTTTCCATGGTATCAATTGGAACGCCAAGTTCATTTTACAGGTGTTGCTGAGCGTTTAAGCCCGATTGAAGTACTGAAATATTTCCATAGCCGCCCAAAAGATAGCCAAATCGCCGCTTGGGCATCAGCTCAATCTTCACGGATTTCGGCGCGTGGAATCTTAGAAGGGAAATTTTTAGAGCTTAAGCAGAAATTTCAAAATGGTGAGGTTCCATTACCGAGTTTTTGGGGGGGCTATCGCGTTGTTTTTAACAGTGTCGAATTTTGGCAAGGTGGCGCTCACCGCCTGCATGACCGCTTTCTATACCAAAGAGAAGCGGATGGCTGGGTAATTGACCGATTAGCCCCGTAA
- a CDS encoding DUF817 domain-containing protein, translated as MASIFNNLNYLTKLDAILMAHKPNSSKGLKRFILEFWFFGLINARSCLFAGFFFLALFLVPAKGILGIPRYDVLLIFAVSFQAFLVWSKLETWDELKAICVFHLVGFMMELFKTSATIGSWQYPDEAYTKLWGVPLFTGFMYAAVGSYIIQSWRFFNVRIEHYPPYWMATLVALAIYINFFSHHYIDDYRWYLTAFIFGLYARSVVFYTPLDKERKMPLLLAFMLIGFFIWLAENFGTFFGVWQYPNQIGAWSMVHAGKWGAWSLLVIVTFTIVVHLKHIKSCVSIAR; from the coding sequence ATGGCATCCATTTTTAACAATCTTAATTACTTAACCAAGCTAGATGCCATCTTAATGGCTCATAAACCGAATAGTAGTAAAGGATTAAAACGCTTTATTCTGGAATTTTGGTTTTTTGGTTTAATTAACGCTCGTTCTTGTCTGTTTGCTGGATTCTTCTTTTTGGCTTTATTCCTAGTGCCAGCGAAAGGGATTCTAGGTATTCCTCGATATGATGTTTTGCTGATTTTCGCAGTCTCTTTTCAAGCATTTTTAGTATGGTCAAAGTTAGAAACGTGGGATGAGCTAAAAGCCATTTGTGTATTCCATTTAGTGGGCTTTATGATGGAGTTATTCAAAACCTCTGCGACAATTGGTTCATGGCAATATCCTGATGAGGCGTATACCAAACTTTGGGGAGTTCCACTGTTTACTGGGTTTATGTATGCGGCAGTTGGTAGCTATATCATCCAATCATGGCGTTTTTTTAATGTCAGAATTGAACATTATCCACCTTATTGGATGGCGACATTAGTGGCTTTAGCCATTTATATTAACTTTTTCAGCCATCACTATATTGATGATTATCGCTGGTACTTAACGGCGTTTATATTTGGTTTGTATGCTCGCAGTGTGGTGTTTTATACTCCATTAGATAAAGAACGTAAAATGCCGCTATTGCTTGCATTTATGCTGATAGGGTTCTTTATTTGGCTGGCGGAAAACTTCGGAACGTTCTTTGGTGTTTGGCAATATCCGAATCAAATCGGAGCATGGTCAATGGTACATGCGGGGAAATGGGGGGCATGGTCGTTACTGGTGATCGTGACTTTCACGATTGTGGTGCATCTCAAACACATAAAAAGTTGTGTATCCATAGCGCGCTAG